The genomic window AGATACCCCGCTCCCCGCCTGGTGTGGATCATCGGCGACCGGCCGGCGTCGATCTTCCGCCGCAGGTACGAGATGTAGAGCTCGACGACATTGGCCTGGCCGCCGAAGTCGTACGACCACACGCGGTCCAGGATCTGCGCCTTGCTGAGCACGCGGCGCGGATTGCGCATCAGATAGCGCAGCAGCTCGAACTCGGTCGCGGTGAGATGGATCGACACACCACCCCTGGTCACCTCGTGGCTGTCCTCGTCGAGCGTCAGGTCCCCGACGACGAGCAGCGACTCGCTGCGTACGGCGGCGGCCGCACCCGAGCGACGGATCAGCCCGCGCAGCCGGGCGACGACCTCCTCCAGGCTGAACGGCTTGGTGACGTAGTCGTCGCCGCCCGCCGTCAGCCCGGCGATCCGGTCCTCGACGGCGTCCTTCGCGGTCAGGAACAGCACGGGCACGTCCGGGAGTTCGCGCCGCAGCCGGCTGAGGACGGCGAGCCCGTCCATGTCGGGCAGCATCATGTCCAGGATGACGGCGTCGGGCCGGAAGTCGCGCGCCGAGCGCACGGCGCCCGCGCCGTCCCCCGCGCTGCGCACCTGCCACCCCTCGTAGCGCAGCGCCATCGAGAGCAACTCGGTGAGGGACGCCTCGTCGTCCACGACGAGCACGCGGACGGGGCCGCCGTCCGGCCTGCGCAGATCCGTACGTCCTTGGGGAGAGGTCGTCGTCGTCATGGTGTCCCACCCTTGGGTGCCGCAGTGAGAGCGACCTTTGCCCTGTCTGTGAATTCCCTGAGAACCGCCCCAGGGGGCTCAGGGCGCTGTGAGCGAGAACAGCCGGGCGGCGTTGCGGTAGCAGACCGCTCGCAGCCAATCGTCCCCGAGCTCCAGCCGCTCCAGCGCCTCCAGTTGGTGCAGATACGGGTACGGCATGTTCGGGAAGTCCGTCCCGAGGAGCACCCGCTCCCCGAGGTCGGCCAGCCGCCCCCGCTCACCCGCCGGGAACGGTGTGAAGCGCTCGCTGAAATCCGTGAACGCCATCGTGGTGTCCAGCCGCACCTCCCCGTACCGCTCGGCGAGCTCCAGGAACTCCCCGTACTCGGGCATCCCCATGTGCGCCACGACCAGCGGCAGCCGCGGATGGCGCGCGAGCAGCCGGGCGACCGGGCCCGGCCCGGTGAACGCACCCGGCGCCGGGCCCGAGCCGCAGTGCATGACCACCGGGACGCCGGCCTCGGCGAGCAGCCCCCACGCCGGTTCGAGCAGCGGGTCGCTGGGGTCGTACGCGCCTACCTGGATGTGCGACTTGAAGACCTGCGCGCCGCGCTCGACGGCCCGGCGGACGTAGCGCTCGACGCCCTCCTCGGGGAAGAGCGTCGCCGTGTGCAGACACTCGGGCGTCCGGGCGGCGAAGCCGGCGGACCAGTCGTTGAGCCACTCGGCCATACCCGCCTTGTGCGGGTACAGCATCGAGGTGAAGTGCCCGACCCCGAACTCCCGCAGCAGACCGACCCGCCGGTCCTCCTCCTCGCGGTACGTGATGGGCCACTCCATGCCGGTCAGCGGCCCGACGGCGTCGAAGTACGCCCACACCTTGTCGAGGACGCGCTCGGGCATGAAGTGCGTGTGCACGTCGACGAGCCCGGGCAGCCCCAGCCGCTCCCAGAAGGCCCGCACGGCCCGTGCCTCACTCCCGTACAAAGCTGTAGCTCCGCTCGACCCTGCCGACACGGACGCTGTACTCCTCGTACCACTCGGCGCGACCGCGCCGCTGGGCATCCTGGTGCTCCAGGTTCCGCCGCCAGGCCGCGACGGCCTCCTCGTCCCTGAAGTAGCCGACGGTGATGCCGAGTCCGCCGGGGGTACGGGCCGACTCGTACCCGAGGAACCCGGGCACCTGCCGGACCAGCTCCTCCATGCGGGCGGCGGTCTCGGCATAGCCGCCCGGCTCCCCCCGCAGCCGGGACGTGAACACGACGGTGCAATAGGGCGGTTCGATCCCCGCCACGAGGTGATCGCTCATGCCGAACACCCTCCGACGTGCACGGATGCGGTGTCCAGGGCTCCGGCCCAAAGGGATCCAAGCCTTTACCCCGGCCCGGTGGCCCGACCGCCCGACCGCCCGACGGCCCGGGCGGCCGACGGCCCGGCAGCCCAACGCCCGACGGTCCGGGCGGTCCGGGCGGCCCGACGCTCAGAAGAGCCCGTCCTGCACACCGTGCGGCAACTCGTCCACGGGCACGGTCACGGGACTCCGCGGCTCGGCGCCGACGAGCCCCCAGCCGGACATGAGCCGCGTGTCGACGACGACCACCCGCCCGTCGTGGGCGCGCAGATGCAGATCGGGCCCGGCCGCCGCGATCAGCCGCCCCGCGACGGTCCCGCCGTCGACGAGCTCACGCACCACGCCCCAGGCCGCCGGGAGCCCCCCGAGCCCGAACGCCCCCATATGGTCGACCGCCTCGAACCCGAGCCGCTCCAGCGCCTCCGGCCACCCGGCGAGGCCCGTGGCCTGCGCGTACAGCGCGGTGATCTCCGCGGCCCGCTCGCCCTCGGCGGCCGGCAGCTCCGCGCGGACCGCCCGCTTCCGCGCGTACGGAATCCGGTCCGGCACGCCGAGCGCCGCGCGCAGCAGCTCCTCGGTACGCCGCGCCGCCATCAGCGGCCCGCGCCCCAGCCAGCTGAACACCACCGCACCCTGCTCCAGGAGCCGCGCCGCCCCTCGCTCCTCGGCGGTGATCCCCACCTTCACCATGCCCGGCCCGAACCAGGCCAGATACACCCGGTAGGGGCGGGGGTCATCGGCAACGGTGTCGGCAGCGACCGAATGCGCCCGGTCCAGCCGCGCGCACTCCGGACAGCGCCCTCCGGTGCTCCGCCCCGCCACGACGGCCCCGACGGCGCACACGTTCCCGCGCGCACCGGTGCAGCTCCGCTGCCCGACGGCCCGGAACGCGATCTCCTGCCCGTACGCGACAGGACTGTCCCGCCTGACCCGCCCCGACACCCACCGCAGCACAGGCGGCGTACGGGTCCAGCCCAGTCCTGCGCACTGCCATGCCAGGCCCATGCGGTGGAGGATAGACGCGTTCCTCGGTATCCGGTGCCCGGGTCTTCGATCACTCGCCCGCGGCTCGGCTGTCAGAGGTTCGCAGTACGGTCCTGCCATGGCAGCCACCATCACCCTGACCCTCGACTGCGCGGACGCGCAGCTCCTCGCCGCGTTCTGGAAGACAGCCCTCGGCTATATCGACGAGCCACCGCCGGCACCGTTCACGACCCGTGAGGAATGGCTCGCTCAGTTCGACCTGCCGGAGGACGACTCCGAGGACGACGGTGCCTGGCTCTGCGACCCGGACGGCGTCGGCCCCCGCCTCTCCATCCTCAAGGTCCCCGAGCCCAAGACGGCGAAGAACCGCCTCCACATGGACGTCCGCGTGCCGGGCCACGGTGGCCCCGAGGAGCGGTGGGCTCGGATCAAGGCGGAATCCGAGCGCCTGGTGAAGGCGGGCGGGATCGTGCTGGAGGCGTTCGACGGCCACCACGTGGTGATGGCCGACCCGGAGGGCAACGAGTTCTGCGTCGCGGCGACCTCCGCGTGACATCCCGGCCGGCGGGCCGGTCCTACGCCTGAGGGGCGGCGGGCCTCCTGTACCAGCGGACGATGCGCCGACCGACCGTCCAGAGCCCGCCGAGGACCCCGAGCCCTCCCATGATGGGCCAGGCCAGCGGCCCTCCGTCGCGGTAACTGCCGATACCCACCACCAGGAGGTAGATGCAGAACGCGAGCCCCCACCAGTCCATGGCCGCGTCCAGCCGTCCCCACACCTTCGAACGCTCGATCACGGCCCGAATCCTGGCAGGCGCCGCCGCCCACCACCAGAGGCGATCGACAGGGCGCGCCCTACGTCTTCCTCGCCTTGTCCGCCTCTTCGAAGACCTGCAAGGCGACCTGGTAGCCGTCGAAGGCGCGGGCGGCGCCGGCATAAGCCTCGATGTGGATGAACGTCTCGACGATCTCTTCCGGGGTGACACCGTTGTTGAGCGCGATGCGGAGCTGCCCGCGCAGCGGTTCGAGGGTGCCCAGGGTCGCGGCGATCGTCACGGACACGAGGGCACGGGTGCGTGTGTCGAGGACGTCGGTCCGCGGCCATGCGTCACCGAAGGTGTGCACCGTGGCGAGGCGCTTGAAGTCCGCCCCGTTGGCGGGCTCGCCCCTGCCGGGCTCGAGGAACCGCTCCAGCCGCATGCCGAGCAACCGCGCTGCCGTGTCGAGTGCGGCGACATAGCTCCGCTCTTCTTCTTCGTCGTTGCCGTTGTCGCTGTCGTTGTCGTTGGCCATCCCGCTCACTCCCCATCGAGCCGGTGCTCGTGGGACCTTGCCTTTCCGGCGCGCGCGTACTGCCCGGGGGCGCTGCCCACGAGCCGTTTGAAGTGCCGGGTGAAGTGCGACTGGTCGTAGAAGCCGGCCGCGGCCGCCACCTCGGAGGCCGGCTGCCCGTCGAGCAGCAGTCTCCGGGCGCGGTCGACCCGGCGGGCCATGAGGTACTGGTGAGGGGCGATGCCGAAGGCCGCGCTGAACGCCCGTACCAGGTGCGTGGGATGGGCGTGCACCAGCCTCGCCGCCTCGTCCAGAGTCAGCCCTTGCACGAGCCGTTCGTCGAGGAGCTCCCGCAGGCTGTGGGCGACGCCGCCGTCGGCCCTCGGCGGACGGGCCACGAGCCGGGGTCGCAGATGGCCCCGGAGCCGCTCGCGGATCAGGGCGAGACGGCTCTCCGCCTCCAGCTCGTCACCCCGGTGCGTCAGGGACGTGTGCAGCTGTCCGACACGGCGCCGCAGGCCGGGGTCGACCAGGTCGGGTCCGTCCACGGCCGGCCCGATGAAGGTCTCGTCCAGCTGGGTCAGGTCCAGGTAGAGCACGCGCTTGCGGAAGCCCTGCGCTGTGGCGGGTGAACCGTTGTGCGGCACCTGCGGCGGGAGCAGGGAAACCGTGTCGTGCGGGGTGCCGCGCTCATGACGGTTCAGGTCGTAGCGGACGGCGCCGTCGTCGACGACCAGCAGGGTCCATGAGTCATGGACATGCATCGGGTACGCATGCTCGGTGAAGCGGGCGTGGAAGACCTCCACGACACCCGGGACCTTCGGGCGCCACGCGGAAACCTGCTGCCCGGCCACCATGCCAAGAACGTACAAGACGGTCCGGCAGAGCGCGCGGCAGTCTCGAACCATGACATCCGAGAACACACCCGTACGCTTCGACACCAAGATCGCCGTCCTGCTGCGCCAGGACCTGGAGTCCTGGCAGCGGCTGAACGTGACGGCCTTCCTCGTCAGCGGCCT from Streptomyces sp. FIT100 includes these protein-coding regions:
- a CDS encoding response regulator transcription factor, with translation MTTTTSPQGRTDLRRPDGGPVRVLVVDDEASLTELLSMALRYEGWQVRSAGDGAGAVRSARDFRPDAVILDMMLPDMDGLAVLSRLRRELPDVPVLFLTAKDAVEDRIAGLTAGGDDYVTKPFSLEEVVARLRGLIRRSGAAAAVRSESLLVVGDLTLDEDSHEVTRGGVSIHLTATEFELLRYLMRNPRRVLSKAQILDRVWSYDFGGQANVVELYISYLRRKIDAGRSPMIHTRRGAGYLIKPGEQG
- a CDS encoding amidohydrolase family protein — encoded protein: MPSGAVAPSGTRSTASVSAGSSGATALYGSEARAVRAFWERLGLPGLVDVHTHFMPERVLDKVWAYFDAVGPLTGMEWPITYREEEDRRVGLLREFGVGHFTSMLYPHKAGMAEWLNDWSAGFAARTPECLHTATLFPEEGVERYVRRAVERGAQVFKSHIQVGAYDPSDPLLEPAWGLLAEAGVPVVMHCGSGPAPGAFTGPGPVARLLARHPRLPLVVAHMGMPEYGEFLELAERYGEVRLDTTMAFTDFSERFTPFPAGERGRLADLGERVLLGTDFPNMPYPYLHQLEALERLELGDDWLRAVCYRNAARLFSLTAP
- a CDS encoding antibiotic biosynthesis monooxygenase is translated as MSDHLVAGIEPPYCTVVFTSRLRGEPGGYAETAARMEELVRQVPGFLGYESARTPGGLGITVGYFRDEEAVAAWRRNLEHQDAQRRGRAEWYEEYSVRVGRVERSYSFVRE
- a CDS encoding DUF2797 domain-containing protein, producing MGLAWQCAGLGWTRTPPVLRWVSGRVRRDSPVAYGQEIAFRAVGQRSCTGARGNVCAVGAVVAGRSTGGRCPECARLDRAHSVAADTVADDPRPYRVYLAWFGPGMVKVGITAEERGAARLLEQGAVVFSWLGRGPLMAARRTEELLRAALGVPDRIPYARKRAVRAELPAAEGERAAEITALYAQATGLAGWPEALERLGFEAVDHMGAFGLGGLPAAWGVVRELVDGGTVAGRLIAAAGPDLHLRAHDGRVVVVDTRLMSGWGLVGAEPRSPVTVPVDELPHGVQDGLF
- a CDS encoding VOC family protein, whose product is MAATITLTLDCADAQLLAAFWKTALGYIDEPPPAPFTTREEWLAQFDLPEDDSEDDGAWLCDPDGVGPRLSILKVPEPKTAKNRLHMDVRVPGHGGPEERWARIKAESERLVKAGGIVLEAFDGHHVVMADPEGNEFCVAATSA
- a CDS encoding carboxymuconolactone decarboxylase family protein translates to MANDNDSDNGNDEEEERSYVAALDTAARLLGMRLERFLEPGRGEPANGADFKRLATVHTFGDAWPRTDVLDTRTRALVSVTIAATLGTLEPLRGQLRIALNNGVTPEEIVETFIHIEAYAGAARAFDGYQVALQVFEEADKARKT
- a CDS encoding AraC family transcriptional regulator, whose translation is MVAGQQVSAWRPKVPGVVEVFHARFTEHAYPMHVHDSWTLLVVDDGAVRYDLNRHERGTPHDTVSLLPPQVPHNGSPATAQGFRKRVLYLDLTQLDETFIGPAVDGPDLVDPGLRRRVGQLHTSLTHRGDELEAESRLALIRERLRGHLRPRLVARPPRADGGVAHSLRELLDERLVQGLTLDEAARLVHAHPTHLVRAFSAAFGIAPHQYLMARRVDRARRLLLDGQPASEVAAAAGFYDQSHFTRHFKRLVGSAPGQYARAGKARSHEHRLDGE